A single window of Carassius auratus strain Wakin chromosome 9, ASM336829v1, whole genome shotgun sequence DNA harbors:
- the LOC113109302 gene encoding dual specificity protein phosphatase 19-like, producing MQSLAQEIKSFSKANLRKQCTRVTTLSGRRIIETWKGSTVQVVEETVQPETACGYVQDNNWDLQVGYVKPYLLLGSQDAAHHFGTLRKYKVTHILNVAYGVENAFPDLFIYKTLSILDVPDTDIISHIEECAQFIDQAKAEKGVVLVHCNSGVSRSVSVVIGYLMLKENQPFGDTFALVKSARPASCPNPGFMEQLKNFRPQEATQANGLGHD from the exons ATGCAGTCGCTTGCACAAGAAATCAAATCCTTCTCCAAAGCTAATTTGCGGAAACAATGCACCAGAGTAACGACTTTGAGCGGCAGGCGGATTATTGAGACATGGAAAGGCTCCACTGTACAGGTGGTTGAGGAAACAGTACAGCCTGAAACTGCATGTGGATATGTTCAGGATAATAACTGGGATCTTCAAGTTGGATATGTTAAACCATATCTATTACTTG GGTCACAAGATGCCGCTCATCACTTTGGTACTTTGAGGAAATATAAG GTCACACATATATTAAATGTTGCCTATGGTGTGGAGAATGCCTTTCCTGACCTGTTCATCTATAAAACACTGAGCATACTGGATGTACCTGACACTGATATCATATCACATATCGAGGAGTGTGCACAGTTTATAGACCAGGCTAAAGCTGAG AAAGGAGTTGTACTTGTCCACTGCAATTCTGGAGTTTCACGTTCTGTGTCGGTCGTCATTGGATATCTGATGTTGAAAGAAAATCAGCCTTTTGGAGACACATTTGCGCTGGTGAAGTCAGCTCGACCCGCCTCATGTCCAAATCCAGGTTTCATGGAACAGCTGAAAAACTTCAGACCACAGGAAGCTACACAAGCAAACGGTTTGGGTCATGATTGA